A window of the Tripterygium wilfordii isolate XIE 37 chromosome 12, ASM1340144v1, whole genome shotgun sequence genome harbors these coding sequences:
- the LOC120010083 gene encoding QWRF motif-containing protein 2-like, translating into MVVSTAINPKTTSQIPKRPPLLPSDPDNALAPRNPKSREVTSRYMSSTPSSSKPSTRRSASPLVSRTATSTAAMMTPVPSTIKRSLSVERKRPATPRPNSPDVRIGSGGELSNAQKMLLTSTRSLSVSFQGSSFSVQVSKAKPAPSPSPISSIRKWTPERRKGTVSATTPAKGRDLLENSQPVEQQRWPGRLRQVNLMSRSVDCTDERRRSDRSGANVVRALQNCMVDDRASYDRRLSSNPNCAEHDKPIELAIEANSRTGSDAHCDPAASDTESMSSGSTSGTHDSNNCIRNTVRGSRGVPVAARFLQENNISSRQLELVSPVFGLKSAGAQPKLIVPRKFSADSPLSSPKGVVNNKGSSPIRASMVRHALPSKFGTSTLSPSRGMSPTRARSAVAGIMSSNLNNTPSISGFAADFRKGKVGEDRIVEGHTFRIFYNRLLQWRFINARADTALLAQRVNAEKSLYNALVATWKLRESVRTKRNELLLLRQNLKLISILKGQMKYLEEWMVIDADYSSSLLGAIEALRASTLRLPVIGGARADVQNVKDAISSTVDVMQSMASSICLLLSKVGNVNSLVAELANTAAKERALLGQCKDLLSTIVVMQVKECSLRTHILQQKSLPSSPTTRV; encoded by the exons ATGGTGGTTTCTACTGCGATAAACCCCAAAACTACTTCACAGATACCTAAGAGACCTCCTCTTCTACCGTCCGACCCCGACAATGCGCTCGCTCCTCGCAATCCCAAATCGCGGGAGGTCACGTCTCGCTACATGTCCTCAACTCCATCGTCTTCGAAACCATCAACGAGACGTAGTGCATCGCCGTTGGTTTCGAGGACTGCGACTTCAACGGCGGCTATGATGACACCGGTTCCCTCGACTATCAAACGTTCACTGTCGGTTGAGCGGAAGCGGCCTGCCACGCCGAGGCCGAACTCTCCAGATGTGAGAATTGGAAGTGGCGGTGAACTCTCCAATGCGCAGAAGATGCTACTTACTTCGACGCGAAGCTTGTCGGTGTCGTTTCAGGGGAGCTCGTTTTCTGTCCAAGTTAGTAAAGCGAAGCCCGCGCCATCACCATCGCCGATTAGTAGCATTAGAAAGTGGACGCCAGAGAGGAGAAAGGGTACTGTATCTGCGACGACGCCAGCGAAAGGAAGAGATCTGCTGGAGAATTCGCAGCCGGTGGAGCAGCAACGGTGGCCGGGGAGGTTGCGGCAAGTGAATTTAATGAGTAGGAGCGTGGATTGCACCGACGAGAGGAGAAGGTCGGATCGATCAGGAGCAAATGTGGTTAGGGCACTGCAAAATTGTATGGTGGATGATAGGGCCTCATACGATAGAAGATTGAGCTCGAACCCGAACTGTGCGGAGCATGATAAACCAATTGAGCTTGCTATTGAGGCCAATTCAAGAACTGGATCTGATGCACACTGTGATCCTGCAGCTTCGGATACCGAGAGTATGTCTTCTGGCAGTACTTCAGGGACGCATGATAGCAACAACTGTATTCGAAATACTGTTCGTGGGTCGCGTGGTGTGCCTGTGGCTGCAAGGTTCTTGCAAGAGAATAATATTAGCTCGCGACAGTTGGAGCTTGTTTCCCCGGTGTTTGGGCTGAAATCAGCTGGTGCACAGCCGAAGCTTATTGTCCCGAGAAAGTTTTCAGCCGATAGTCCTCTGTCGTCTCCTAAGGGAGTGGTGAATAACAAGGGATCTTCTCCTATTCGTGCTAGCATGGTTAGGCATGCATTGCCCAGTAAGTTTGGGACCTCAACCTTGTCGCCTTCAAGAGGAATGAGCCCAACACGGGCTAGGAGTGCGGTAGCTGGAATAATGAGTAGTAATCTTAACAATACACCTTCCATTTCGGGTTTTGCTGCAGATTTTAGAAAAGGAAAAGTAGGGGAGGATCGGATTGTTGAGGGGCATACGTTCAGGATTTTCTACAACCGGTTGCTACAGTGGCGCTTCATAAATGCTAGAGCCGATACTGCCCTGTTGGCTCAAAGGGTAAATGCAGAG AAAAGCCTGTACAATGCATTGGTTGCAACATGGAAACTGCGTGAATCTGTGAGAACCAAACGAAATGAGTTACTTTTGCTGAGACAAAATTTGAAGCTAATCTCCATCCTTAAGGGGCAA ATGAAATATCTAGAAGAATGGATGGTTATAGATGCAGATTATTCCAGTTCTTTGTTGGGGGCTATTGAAGCTTTGAGGGCTAGCACTCTCCGTTTGCCAGTCATTGGTGGGGCAAGA GCAGATGTCCAGAATGTGAAGGATGCTATTTCTTCTACTGTTGATGTGATGCAATCAATGGCATCTTCAATATGCTTGTTGTTATCAAAG GTTGGGAATGTGAACTCTCTGGTGGCTGAACTTGCAAATACAGCTGCCAAGGAGCGCGCCTTGCTTGGTCAATGCAAGGATCTCCTGTCAACAATTGTAGTAATGCAG GTGAAAGAATGTAGCCTAAGAACGCATATTTTGCAGCAAAAAAGTCTACCTTCAAGCCCGACAACAAGAGTGTAA